The DNA sequence AAATACATAGTTGatgtttaagtttttttttttgcaggactACCACAAACATGAATAAAGTATTCTGTTCACATTGTGGCAACAACACACTGAAGAAGATTGCTGTGACCATTGGTGAGGATCAGAGTATACAGATGCACTTCTCCAGGAACCCTAAAGTGCTCAATCCTAAAGGCAAAAGGGTATGTGTATTAATTATTCACTTTTTTTATATCATAATGAAGCTTTGGTATCAGCAAAGGATGCTGCCACTTACCTTTTCTTTTGTGCTTTGTCTGCAGTACTCCTTACCTTTGCCAAAAGGAGGTAAACATGCCACCAACCCACAACTGGTTGAGGATCAGCCATTCCCTCAACAGCGAGCGTCAAAGAAAGCTCGACAGAAGACGGATGTATTCCACCCAGATTATCTAGCAGGAAGCTCACCATTCTCAGAGCATGATATATACAGCAGATCAGCTAACTTACACCTGAGAGATGCTCAAAGTGGAGGAGGTCGAAGACGGGCCAATCCAAATGCCGCTCACAAGAAATTTGTCAAGAAAAAGTGAATTGTTGTTTAACtgtttcaaatatatttgtcaTGGGACAAagtttagaaaataaacaaaccatttaaaaaatattttagtatcatttttaaacaataatgtAGTTAAAGACCAGGCATTTATGAACAAGATGGACCTGGACCAGCTGCTCGTTTAGATTCTAGCATCCAGTTCTCTCACCAATGCCCttttacaaagaaaatgtttataattGGCAAACATGTTATTAATGGCATATCACTTCGATAACCCTTTTCTATTTAACACAATCTCTTGTGAacagaaatattgaaaatgtctGAATCTGGCATCCCCTTCAAACATATGGATCTTCGTTGTCATAGAATTGATACCTGCCTATTTCcccaaaataaatgtaatttctgCCCTTCATAGCATGCAGAGGAAAGATGCCCATGTAAATATGCTCATATTAAagaatttatatattaaatatacatcTGATTTCCCAGAGTAAGCATAGTATTTTATGGAAGAAAGTGACTAGACAAGTGCAAATATTCAGATCATATaaatatagtgttttttttttttaggtttaatTTTGAAGAAACTCTTAATCTCTCTTCATTTCACTCTGACATGTTCTTCTCAGCATTTCTGTTTGCTGAGAACAGATCTTCTGGAATGCTTTTTTCACAATCATTGGTTGTAGGCTTAGTTTGGTTTGGAGAGTTTTGTAGAACAGCTGCTGCCTCTTGTGGGTTTTGAGAATTGAGAGCTGGAACAGCCTGAATTTTCTCAGAGAATGGAGGTTTGATTGAAGGTAGAGGTTCTGTTTCAGCGGTAGTCAAACCAGTCAGGTCAACAGAGAGATCCACCACTGGGGACATGGGCTCTCTTTTAGGTAGGACAAACTCCAAAGGCTCCAGTACTGAGGTCACACTAATATATCCAATGTTTCCATATTTATGAACTTGAGCTGCTGGGACACCtaaaaagtgaaagtgaaatTTAATTTTATCATTTGTTGCGTTAAAttaccatttttttttatagcttACAGCTACAGTTTTGTAATATTTACCAAGGATCTGTGCAAGCTGAGCTGGTGGGAAAAGAACCTGTAAACATCGGTTCAGGAAGGGCACCATGTCCTCAGCAAAGGCACAGCAGAACTGAACAAATAACTCCCGCTCACGGCTACTGAAGGCAGACTCTTCTGCTCTGTGGAAAACCAGGATTAATTTTGTCACCTGtggaaaacataataaaaaatattttaaatatttatacacaaATGCATGTGTGGATCACTTATTTACAATAATTCATGTCACGATTATTGACAGATCATACATCTAAGGCTTTCATGTTCAGGGAAAGTTGGATGCAAGATTTTATTTGAAGACTAAAACACGTCTAAAACAAGTCCAAAAACGATTGTGGCATTAAGCAAGgatttgttataaaatgcaaTCAACTCAAAACCatgcataaaaataattttctaatCAATAGTGAAACAGGTCAGCATACCTTCAGAAGGGCATCCTCAAGACATCTGGTAACTTCCTGAGCTAATCCAATGGGACAGCATAGTCGTAGGTCATTGAATGCTGTTAAAACATTATTCAGAAAACAGGCTAAAGGAGGGAAGTCCAATAAGGCCATTGGGGGCTGAAGAGTTCCAGGCTGAGGACTTGGAGTCACAGGTGGAATAGTATTGCCAAGCATTGATGGCAGAGATATGAGAGTATACAAGTTCATATCCTCTTGAAACTTATCCACAGCTTCTTTAACAGCTTTGTTGAAAGTGTCCATCGCTACCCGCTGAAACATCGATGCAAGCTGTCCACGGAAGTCTGCCCCTACCCGACTGAAGGACAAACCAAAGTACATGCATTGGCCAAGCAAGGAATCCAAGCGGCTTCCAATACCACGCTTAAGATCCTTGTCGAGGGTCTCTAAAAACTGtgcaacctgctgcaccacccaccCATGAAAGATGGCACTCTCATTCACATTCTGCCCCCCAGGAGGCAGCAGGGGATCCTCATCTGAGAAAATGGCTCGATACTGAGTAATGATGTCAAACAGATGCACTCTGCAGGCCTCGATAGTTTTGGTGATGTGGAAATAAGGGTCTTCATCAGGAATAGCAGCTAGGACGGAACGTAGCCAGCTACCACGAGCCTGCAGGAACTTCACTCGCAGTTCTGCTTCCGTGAAGACATCCATTCTGCGCAGGTAGCCTATCACCCTCAGACAAATTGGCAGCTGGGAATTACTGCGCAGCTGCTGAAGAAGCTGGTTCAGCATGAGCTGAGCTGATTGACGAACCTCTTGTACTATTCCCTATAAAGACacaataatgtaataattagCAGGTGCACGTTTTGACAGCAGGTATTATTAGGATTGTACAAATATTATCTGTACCTGAATGACTGGAATTGAGGAGTGTTTCTTCTCCAGCCTCTTCACATAGGAGGCCAGCTCTAGCGCTTCCTCATAATACGCGTTCCGGACGCATGTGTCCATGAGCTGAGGGATCTCAAGAATCTCTAGGATCTCTGTGTGGCGATTCAGTGTCAGACTGTTCATGCGCCGACTCACTCCAATTTCTTCTGCTTCTTTTATGAAATTTCTGGTAAAACACAAATAAGCAAAAAAGTTATTTCAATTTTGCAGAACCTGTAAATGTTAGCTCAATAGGAACATGAAATctcacattttaaatgtgtaaatctcTGCAATTATAGGTCATTGTACAACGAAATGAAATCTGtggcagttaacacacacattaacatgtCCTAGTGCACTAGTTAACACACACCCAAAAGTGGGGGGTTCAGCCATCCCtggcacctggggagcagttgtgggttcggtgtcttgctcaagatcacttcagccatggattgaggaaGGAGGACAGTGCTTTCAAGTTTCCTGTCgttgtgggaatcgaaccaTCTACTCTCTTCTCTTACCATTAGGACATAGCTGCCCTCCATTATATACTGTTAGATAGAGCAAATCTCTTTTAAACTTTGTGGTTTCTACAAATGCAGCCCCAGTGTCCTCTTAGATATGGTCCCATCaggaacctgcttgattttgttttaataatgaCAAATACAAAGTCTGTCAATGCTTtgcacatttttgtgttttcccAACTCACAACTGAGCCAGCATATGAGGAGCTTGTCATTAATTCATGGGCTAATTCCGGTATGTTTTATGGGGAAAAGTTCTTAAATAACTCCCAGTCGTGTCTCTCGAAGGAAAAAGCTTGAATATCTCTGATCTACATATACATTATTAGACTAACACTCACTAAATATCCTATGATAACAAGAACTATACAACTGACTAATTACACATCCATAGATCTGCACTTCCTGGTTGGTTCCAGGAAGGTGTTCCAGTTAAGCTCATTTTTaggcatttaaatatattttgcagaGGAAACAGCTTCTAAAttaccttttttaatttaatatcatGAGTTTATTTCATGGCTGCAGGGGATGTTTTAACTCTGATGTTTTCATTCCTTATGTCGTGATCATAACTATCTTGTTACCGCACCTTAGTAACTGGTGGTCAcgtatcactttaaataaaggGCATGTCACTCGCAGTTTAAAGGGGAGGCGTCTCTTTTTATACGGATACTCTTAATGAACCCGCACCTGCATTTTTCCCCGAATCCGGGCAGTTTGTGGAGCAGTCTGATGAGGCAGTTCTCCACGGTGCCGAAGTCAGTGTAGATGTGCTCGGTGCAGTGCGCAGTGCGGATGAAAGTCTTGTAGTTGGAGAAGGCGAGTTCGCGGGTCTGCTGCTGGATCAGCGCCCTCTCTTCCCTCAGCCGCTCCGGCTCGCGGCCCAGCTCCTCGACTCCGTACGAGCTCAGCTCGCACAGGTACGCCGCGAAGTCCGGGTTCTCCCTCCAGTTCTCCGGGAAACTGTCCTTAAATATAGACACCAAAATACTCTCATCCTCCACGTCAACTGCCGCCATCTTTAACTTCACAAGTCGAGGAGGAGGGCGCGTCAACACGACATAGGTCCGCGACAGCTCTGGTGCTCAGCCCTCTTTCTGTCATAATTGTGCGACAGCTCTCCCACGTTGTTTGTGGCGTGTGCTTCTTTTCATATCACTGTTTTATTCTCTCCTTTGCTCTTTTCTGTGTTGAGCATTTGGTTTATCTCTGCCAAAATGCGCCCGTTGACGGATGAAGAGACGAAGACCCTGTTTGAAAAGCTCTCCAAGTAGTGAGTAGCTTTTGAGTGTTCCGTAGTGtaaatctgtgttttgtttctctcAACACTAGCGTTAGCTGGAGAAGTAAATAACAGCGTAGCCTTTAAGTTCCACTGCACAGACACCATTTTTGACTGcataattcttttttttctttttaaatagtaattgtttcttcaccatttttGAAATGTCCTCATTTTATGCGTACAACCTTGTTATATTTGCACATCAGAGCGTTTTAACGtacatttagtttatttttaaaaatacgtGTTGCAGCTATGCttgtttttatatgtattaGCTACGTTTTAAATAATACTTAagcttttttgtctttttttttggtctatTGTATAGAATTACTAGTGAAGATGCTGATCCCCTCTGAGAGGGGCGACTAAAATTTGTGTGATTTCCGATGTTCTTGTAGAATTGTTTATTTTGTCTAATAAtcttttgtctttctttcaGCATTGGTGAGAACATCAAGCTCCTTGTTGACAGACCTGATGGAACATACTGCTTCAGACTTCATCGTGATCGTGTTTACTACATCAGGTGAGAATTATAATAAACAACCACATTTTTTGTGTATACTGATTTGGTGCTGACTAACGTTAttgatgtatttttatttatttatttatttagtgagAAGATGCTGAAGATGGCCACAAGCATCTCTCGAGACAAGTTGGTATCTGTCGGCACATGTTTTGGAAAATTCACGAAAACTCAGAAGTTTCGTCTCCATATCACAGCTCTTGATTTTCTTGCTCCATATGCCAAGGTATAAAGCAAttttagtttcttttttttgtacGCTGAGTGGAATGTATGAATTAATATTACAAAGAATGTTAGTTTTCATTGTTATCATGGCAGAAAACTAATAACATATAAAATTTGTCTTATTATATGTATGTACACACAATAATAATGTTCagttgttttattgtgtgtgtgtgtgtgagagagagatatctaTATACACACAATCATAAATTGAAAACAGATAAAGACACATCCAAATGTTTTCAACTACCAGTGGCTGCAGTGTCAAATATTATCTAAATGTACATGTTTCAATTTGAAAAACCTCAGAGGGTTTTGTAGAAAACTTTTTCTAACCTTTTACCCTCACCTGTTATAATAAAAGCAGCCTATATGATCAGCACAAAGACGATTCTAATGAATTTGAGCAATTCTGTTTTCAGCGTCTCAAGGCATACACTCTAGTTATTGCTGCAAAAGGCAAATGTCTATGAATGTTTTTCCATGACAGGTATGCAAATTCTCACCTAGAAGTTACATAAGCTCACCTGCACAGTGTCTGTgcagttctgtggtcagatgtgaTGAGATGAAAATGGAGATGGAGGACAAAAAAAGAGAATCTTTGGATACAGCAAAGTAGAATTTCTTGTTTCAGAGGTCGAGGCGAGCACAATTTTGTTGTTTGGTGGCCTCAGCCATGGCATTACAAACAAATGCAAGTTATTTGAGTACTAGTATGTGGCTGCAGCAGTAAAAGGTGTTAAATTGACTCATTAACCAgtcataatttacataaaatctCCATGATCTCTGAGAAAAGGGTGTAGCCTTATTTGTCAGTTAGCTAGGTCTTTGAAACACTGGCCAGCATAGCCATTATGACAGACCTCTTGCCTTTTTATAGACCTGTGATACAGTGCAAGTTACAGCTGTTTAGGCTTGTAATGATCTgcaactatttatttattatgcaaCTTTCTTAATTATGGAGTTTGatttcttataataataatgataatgaactTCATGTATGTGACACTTTTTCAAAACATTGTTTCAAAACACTTTGCCAATAGAAGTATTACAGTGAGATAAAACAAAAGACTAAAATAATATCaatgaaaatatttgaataaaatagTGAAATAAAGCTAGAGTAAAACAATACTACAAATGAAATAGAAAAAGTTACAGCAATCAATGAAAACTTTAAATAGGCCAAATTTAAAATacatctatttaaaaaaatgagctTCCTTAAttgttaattttaatttttcttttcataatCTTTATGAACTGGTATGTGTGAGCatgttttatgtatttacttGCAATTTTCTCTTTTATGACATGATGCCACCAATTTGCGCAGTGTTCTTGGATATTAAGAATTGGGACTCCTGGGTAGAAATTACACATTCTCCATTATTCCTAAAGTCTCATATTTCTGAACATGCCTTCTTGGGCCTGCATGAGCACAATACATAAAAATAGTTCTTTAGAAATAACCGTTTCTGTGTGATTTGTTGTTCATGCACATTTCAGACtcatttttgtgtgtatttactcTTTATAAATGAAACCTCTAGAGATTGTAGCAGTAGAGTAGTAGTCCAGTGTAGACATACAAAAAGCTTGGTAGTAGTTCTATGAATTGTTTGGCAATGTATTGATAAATTTAAAAGGGTATTAACTTATATTAACTCCATAGAAATCAAGTTAATAAACAGATTGTGCTAGAGACACTAATGGAAAAAAGAACAATGTCTTAAACATTTGTCACTTGTTTGTAATATTCAGTCAGAAGGAACTTGTTGGTCAAATTTCCTATAAATTTAATTTTGACATGGTATAATTTTCTTTAGACTTTATATGCTTTGAAATATAATCAATGATTTAAGGTTTCTTTTTAGCTTtggttttcaaaaatgtttgcAATATGCTAACAAGCATtcttgtcagttgtgttctAAAACTTCTGTTTGTTTGACTCAATTTGGAACATATTGTGCTGCCTTGTAAGTTTTTAACATGACCTCTACATTATGCTAAAGTCCGTGTCATTCCAGTATTCATTGTATATACTGATATACATCCCGTCTCTATTGTACAGTAATCGCAgggtgatttttaaaaaaaaaaaaaaattatgttaagaattttgtttttgtttcctggCAGTATAAAGTGTGGGTGAAGCCAGGAGCAGAGCAGTCATTTTTATATGGCAACCACATCATGAAATCGGGACTTGGAAGGATTACAGAAAATACTGCAAAATACCAAGGAGTTGTGGTATACTCAATGGCAGATGTACCTCTGGTGAGAGCTTCAGTTATATAGCATGCATTTAAAACGTTTAgtactacatttttaaaatattttccacACATTATACCTGACTTCTTCTGCATTGCAGGGCTTTGGAGTGGCAGCAAAAACCACACAGGAATGCCGGAAAGTTGACCCTATGTCTATTGTGGTGTTCCATCAAGCTGACGTGGGCGAGTACATTAGGAATGAGGATACACTGACCTAAGATAATAATCTCAATATGGACAATTTTGTTTTGTCATCGACCGGACTGTGAACAACATCTCTTAATTTAATTGCAGACCAGAATGCAAAAATATACCACCAGTATATTCACAATCAATTCAGAAATGACCAAAAGTCTTCTCAGTGACATCATTGGGCCAATAATGTTAACTAGTGATTTACTGAATGAGAGTGAAAATTATTACAAATCCTTGTACACAGAAGACCAGCTTTtgcaatgaaatatatatacgctatatattttttctcttttttttttttatataaagtttCAGATGTGCTAAAGTTGATAACTACTGGTTATTTActtggttttgtgtgttttaaatgaaagtGTGAAATACAAATCCTTGTTTTGGTCAAATTGTATTTTAATCAAATGATTAATCAGTTgattttattgctgtttttttttcttccccctttGGTTaacttcattatttaaaaaaaaagcaagttttatttacaataatgcAGTATGGTACTTGTTTGAGAGTGAGTTGATCAGTGTTTCAGACCCCTGGTTTTGGAGGCACTCTGAAAGGAATTGTTCATTAACCAAAAGCTGAATTGGGTGCAGGGTGAAGGAAAAGCAATAGATGTGAAGAGCAGAGTTGCAGTCAGTGTGTTAAAGCAGGGTAATCATTAAAATATGCAGGACATTGTGTTTCTAATTCCTGGTTTTGGAAGCACTGAGTTAGGTAATTCACATGTCTCCTTTATCATTTACTTTAGCTTGATTGTTACTATCAGGTTTCCAATTAGAAAAAGTGTAGTATCAATCTGTtagcatttacattttatattctcAAAAGGACAATGTAAAATGTGTTCTATACTTGATACACTAAAAGGTCATCAACATTTTAACAAGAGAAATTCAGGAGAAATTCTGCTTTTGAAGGAATAGATAGTTATTTGTAAAACGGAGTGAACTTGGAATCATTATTTTTAAGACAAGACATGTTCAAATTTATACCAACTCCAGCTTGGTTTAATCTTACTGGATTAACATTGTTAAAGTGTTTGATGTTTTCTGAAATCCTACATTGAATGTGGCTAAGGATTTTGGCTGTTGCTAGTCAGTTGTGTCTAAAATTGGGTGAATCTAGAAAAGGATAGCATATGGTTAAAGAAGAGAAAACTCAAAGCAAGAAGCTGGAAACAGTATTGAATATTTGTAAGGGCTTGTGACAGAAAAATGAACAACAATATTGATTGAATGAAAGTGATTTTCAGTGATCAGTCATTTCCATTGGCCAAGTAGATGACGCTGGATCTTCTGTCTGGTGACACtaatggcaaggaaaaactccctcagctgaagaagaaaccttgggaggaaccaaggctcacaaggggtgacctgtcctcctctggtcaatctactggtaataaaagttaggagtccatgaaaacgTCAGTGTAGGGGAAGctccaaggcacttggtggtggcTAGAGTGTGGGCAGCTGGATTGAAGCATGGATCAGGAGcccgacagtcatccatcagtgtccagacggacaggtgggcagtcgtttactcggaaaaatgtaaagggCTGTTCGGTGTttataaagcagaaaatgtgaacatttccagagtgtggctaatgactccggcagatttGGCAATGAccgctttaactaaaaggagagaaccagaaggacacagaTGCGGGcacatcctgaaacactggtaTCTCTCCACTCCatcgtcaacaaacctgagtgattaTGGTGTGACGACACTAGCGTCTCAGTTTACAATAATTCCCTGTGTACATAGACCCCTGGATCTGCCACCTTTACCTATGGGAGaacattaactaccaaaagctaaacaaaaaaagtttttagcctagattttaAGAATGCAACTGTGTCtaagtcccgaacattttctggaaggtcattccagagttgggggggctttataagaaaaagctcttcccccagctgaggccttctgaattctgggaactattaaaaatccagtactctgtgatctgtgtaatcgtggaggctcataataggaaataatttgtaggtattcaggagcaagcccatgtagggctttatacgttaataacaggattttataatcgatgcggaatttaacatgcagccaatggagtgatgatagaactgggctgatatgttaaatttttcttgttttagtgAGGActctggctgcagcattttgaaagaGATTTGAAGAACTTATATGGGGTCAGGTAAAGGACTAGGGGTGATGGCAATCATTACCTCAACAGGTGTACATTGAAATTTGGACCCTTCTAATTGCTTTGATAGTAAATGTGTGCGGTGGTGATGAAGTCATTTTCAGGAAGATAATGAATCTTACCACAGAACAGGGAGTGTtatagcccccccccccacctccaaaTGAGTATTTATATTGTAAAAATCTGGTCAAAGACCAGATGCAGTTCTGGGCTGCATCCTGTAAAGCTTgatataaattttttttcattagtgAAGTACCCATCTAAAAGTGTTTAAGCCCGAACAGCAGCAACATAGTACTATTTCATAGACATAATTACACCGATATGTCACCACCATGTTCTGAACTGGATGATTCTGGGCCCACTATATTTGGAcagatattttgtaaatatattacataattCATATAAGCTGCATATAGCTTTCAAAACATAGCACTTAGATCATGTGGTTCATGGTCAGTTTACTACAACTAACAGTAATAAGTATAGATATTATGCTACTGACAGAATAAGAAAACCTGTATTTTATACCCTGTGATAACCGTATTTCCATGCCCAAAAGTTTTCTTAAAACCAACCCGAATTTCTATATGCATTACTTTTCACAACAGTTATGCCAACGACTAatgttgattttattattattattattattgatgatTCCACTTTTTTATCCACTCCACTCCAATTATGTTACAATTTGTTGAGGTATATTTCAAAGCCATAATGTTCAGCTATTACACAAAAGTTGTGTAGTGCCGTATAATTAGTTTGTGTGctacaaattataaaatgtgtaaacGTCCTCTTAGTGCCATGATTCATTTTCCCAGGGGTAGTAGTGTACTTACTAAACTTAGGAGATAAGTGAGATTACTAGAGTACTTTGCTGAAGATAAGCAGCCAGAGACTAAAGCAAAGGTTTCCTGTCTTTCCTCTGATCTCATGGTCTTGTAGACTTGGATATTAAGAATTGGGACTCCTGGGTAGAAATTACACATTCTCCATTATTCCTAAAGTCTCATATTTCTGAACATGCCTTCTTGGGCCTGCATGAGCACAATACATAATCAATACTGTtccaaatgtaaaaaatgtaattatatctTAAAGTATTAAGATTTCTTTGGGGACAAATAAATGTCAAGCGAACATTTTCTTAAAATGAATCCAAAACCAATATAGGGTCATGTTATACTAATAAATTTGAGAGAATTACTTGTTGCATCACACCATCACTCTCTTCGAGTTCTGGGATGTGGCTAGCATTTCTCACGTTCAATTGGATTGAAATCATTTGTAATGCTTTAAACAGTTCAGAACCTAACACATTTATTATGCAAAagaaatttacataaaaaagaACAAGTCTTTTATGACACATTTGAAAATTGATAAATCAGTATGAATTCATACTGTATATAATGTAATCTGTGTTTGCTTTCCAGTTGTAAAGAACAGCGCTTTCAACTTTGATTGTAGAATAACTATAACCTGGACTGTAGTTATCACACTTGATTTGGGGTTTTTAAGTTGATCATCTAGCTAATCTACAAGTTTATAAAGCTTTTATATTCTACTTGTTGCTTCTATACTCAACCCTTTTATGCAGTAAATTCATGTGCAAAAGTACTTCCCTTGCTTTTCACTTGTATACAGAAGCTTAACACACTTAATACACACTCCTGCAACACAGGGACTAGACTCTCACTTAGAGAGTTCACACAGCAATACTAGGCAATGATGGCCAAGCCTTATTTTGAAGGAATCAATGCAGTTAGGCAGTACTTTTTTTGTAGTGAGGAAAGCATCATAGCACATATAGTTAGTGTCAGTAAAAtgtttcttcctcttcttcctaaATACTTAGAGTAGGATATAAAAAAGCACAATATACATTCTTAGTGACATACATGCTAATACAAAAGGCAAGTTTCCCCAAAGAATTTCAACCATTATAACTCAATCTAGGATTGCAGATGGGTAGAAAGCTCCATTTTTTCCCTTGACAGCATGGTATACATCCTGTATTACAGTCATCGGGTTTTTCCTTAAAAATATTGTCTCAagtaaacaacagcaaaaaaggaCTTCCAAGTCATTCTGA is a window from the Hoplias malabaricus isolate fHopMal1 chromosome 11, fHopMal1.hap1, whole genome shotgun sequence genome containing:
- the cog8 gene encoding conserved oligomeric Golgi complex subunit 8; protein product: MAAVDVEDESILVSIFKDSFPENWRENPDFAAYLCELSSYGVEELGREPERLREERALIQQQTRELAFSNYKTFIRTAHCTEHIYTDFGTVENCLIRLLHKLPGFGEKCRNFIKEAEEIGVSRRMNSLTLNRHTEILEILEIPQLMDTCVRNAYYEEALELASYVKRLEKKHSSIPVIQGIVQEVRQSAQLMLNQLLQQLRSNSQLPICLRVIGYLRRMDVFTEAELRVKFLQARGSWLRSVLAAIPDEDPYFHITKTIEACRVHLFDIITQYRAIFSDEDPLLPPGGQNVNESAIFHGWVVQQVAQFLETLDKDLKRGIGSRLDSLLGQCMYFGLSFSRVGADFRGQLASMFQRVAMDTFNKAVKEAVDKFQEDMNLYTLISLPSMLGNTIPPVTPSPQPGTLQPPMALLDFPPLACFLNNVLTAFNDLRLCCPIGLAQEVTRCLEDALLKVTKLILVFHRAEESAFSSRERELFVQFCCAFAEDMVPFLNRCLQVLFPPAQLAQILGVPAAQVHKYGNIGYISVTSVLEPLEFVLPKREPMSPVVDLSVDLTGLTTAETEPLPSIKPPFSEKIQAVPALNSQNPQEAAAVLQNSPNQTKPTTNDCEKSIPEDLFSANRNAEKNMSE
- the nip7 gene encoding 60S ribosome subunit biogenesis protein NIP7 homolog; this encodes MRPLTDEETKTLFEKLSKYIGENIKLLVDRPDGTYCFRLHRDRVYYISEKMLKMATSISRDKLVSVGTCFGKFTKTQKFRLHITALDFLAPYAKYKVWVKPGAEQSFLYGNHIMKSGLGRITENTAKYQGVVVYSMADVPLGFGVAAKTTQECRKVDPMSIVVFHQADVGEYIRNEDTLT